GAGCACCCAACACACAGAGCATTAGTGTGGATGGGCTTACCAAGAACCAGCGGATAGGTTTGGGATTCCATGCCACCCGTGATGAGATCTTTGCTACAAACAGGAAAAACTTCACGGTTGATGCCTCTGTGAAATTACCAGTGAGCTCCACCGGGGTTTTCAGTATAGGATTGGCCGCTGGGGTGTCACACTTTGCGGTTGACCCCACAAAATGGGAGAACTATGAACCAGATGATCCTACACTCATTGGGCAGAAAGAAACTACCTGGAGTCCTAGTTTGAACATGGGTATTTTCTACCACACGGAACGCTTCTATGCAGGTATCTCCGTGACCGACTTGTTGGAGATTGACGAAGACATCAATTTTGACCCAGAACGCCATTACTTCTTCACCGCTGGCTATGTGGTGGATTTAGGCACCAACGTCAAGTTTAAACCAAGTTTCATGCTGAAGGACAATTTTGACGGCCCTTCTAACGTAGACTTCAACTTCTTCTTCCTATTTAAAGAGCGCGTTTGGTTGGGTACTTCCTACAGAACTGGTATCAACATCTTCAAGAATGATTTTGAAGGCAAGGATCTAAGCCAACGTGATGCCGTTGTGGTGATGGCAGATGTCTTTTTGTCCAAGAGGTTTAGGTTGGGTTACGCCTATGACTTTACCTTGCACAACACGCTCAGTGACTTAGCAACCCATGAAATATCA
This region of Rufibacter sp. LB8 genomic DNA includes:
- a CDS encoding type IX secretion system membrane protein PorP/SprF, translating into MKKLVLLIMVVLAGDSLRAQQRPQYSQYIFNQLVINPAYAGTKEHVTANAFHRTQWTGLRGAPNTQSISVDGLTKNQRIGLGFHATRDEIFATNRKNFTVDASVKLPVSSTGVFSIGLAAGVSHFAVDPTKWENYEPDDPTLIGQKETTWSPSLNMGIFYHTERFYAGISVTDLLEIDEDINFDPERHYFFTAGYVVDLGTNVKFKPSFMLKDNFDGPSNVDFNFFFLFKERVWLGTSYRTGINIFKNDFEGKDLSQRDAVVVMADVFLSKRFRLGYAYDFTLHNTLSDLATHEISVGYTVLRKQPTKMVTPRYF